GGTAGCTACGTGTGGCAAGGATAAGTGCTGAAAGCATCTAAGCATGAAGCCCCCCTCAAGATGAGACTTCCCATCACTTCGAGTGAGTAAGATCCCTCAGAGACGATGAGGTTGATAGGTCTGGTGTGGAAGCGTGGTGACACGTGGAGCTGACAGATACTAATCGATCGAGGACTTAACTAGCGTAAAGTACGATGATGACTTGACCTCTTATTTGATTTTCAGGGTACAAATTTAAAAAAGAACTTGCATTTTTCGATTAAAATGCTTATAATAGTTCTTGTCCTTAAAACAGCATAAAGGTCTGGTGGCAATAGCGAAGAGGTCACACCTGTTCCCATGCCGAACACAGCAGTTAAGCTCTTCTGCGCCGATGGTAGTTGGGGCATCGCCCCTGCAAGAGTAGGTCGCCGCCAGGCATCAAAACATCCAGATTACAATTATAATTGTAATCTGGATGTTTTTTTAGTTTGCTTTTGGGGAAATATATGGTGCATATTCAAATCAATATGGGAATGGTTATATAGACGTTGAAGAGACAATCATCGTTTATTTTTGTATAACATATATATAATTGTATCGCTTAATACATATTTTTAGGATGGTTTATAAAGTGGGGAGGTGAATGCATTGTTTGAGCAGTACCTTGATCAGCATTTTTCAGTTATCGCATTAAGGATCCTGATTGCGCTGCTGCTTTCAGGGTTGATTGGTTTTGAGCGTGAACTCAAGAATCATTCTGCCGGCTTTCGGACGCATATATTAGTCGGGATTGGTGCGTGCTTGATGATGCTGCTGTCTCTTTATGGCTTTCAGTCACTTATTGATGCGTATGATAATATCAGATTTGACCCAGCAAGAATTCCCTCCTATGTGATCAGTGGTATTGGTTTTTTAGGGGCGGGAACGATTATTGTATACGGCGGTACGATACGCGGCCTGACAACGGCGGCTTCCATATGGGCTGTGGCTGGACTGGGGCTTGTTGTAGGCATGGGCATGTACAGCACTGCAATTTATACAACTTTGCTTATATTACTGAGCCTTGGTTTTCTAAATAACATTGAAAATAAGATTATAAAAAAGAAGCGTTCCAAAGCTATTGAAATATTTGCGGACGATGACATAGAAATCAATGCCCTTATTTCAGTCTTGGAAGGTTATCAAGTATCGATTAAGCGAATGGAGATCGTTAACGAATCACAAAACAGCAAACAAATTATTATTAAGTATGAGCGTGGTTCAGATGTTAACACGGTTGCTTTAATAAATGACATTTCAAAAGTTGAAGCGATCCGGACCGTTAACGATAGTGAATGAGGTTGAAATGTCTTTACTTTTTTCCGATAAGAGGGTTTGTTTTTAACATGTGTGTCTAAAATGATTAAAAGTAATCAGTTTGCAACAGACCAATTTTGTCGTATAATAAATGCATAGTCAAAGTTAGTCAAAGTCAAAACATCATTGTTTTGCTCATAGGATTAGAGGAGGAAAGTTTATGAGTAACATTTCTGATGTGATTGAAAGGTATTTAAAGAAAGTCCTTGAATCAAAAGGGAAAGGTGTCATTGAAATCAAACGCAGTGAAATTGCTGATCAGTTTCAATGTGTGCCTTCTCAAATAAATTATGTGATTAATACACGTTTTACAGTGGAAAAGGGATATATAGTAGAAAGCAAACGTGGTGGAGGAGGCTATATACGGATTATCCGCATCACATATCAGGACAAAGCTGAACTGATTGATGAAATCATTGGCATGATTAACCCAGCCGTGACACAGCAAGCTGCGATTGACATTCTGGAACGTTTATTGGAAGAAGAGATTATGACCGAACGAGAGGCTAAAATGGCGGCAAGTGCGATTGACAGAAATACACTGCTTTTCCCCTTGCCTGTTCGGGACGAAGCAAGAGCGCGTATTCTAAGTGCCATGCTAACCACCTTAAAATACTCAAACAGATAGGGAGGGACTCATATGCAATGCGAGGAATGCCAGAAGCGACCGGCTACACTGCATTTAAAACAGGTCATTAATGGTGAAACGACAGAACGGCATGTGTGTGAGCAATGTGCCAAGGAAAAAGGATATATGGGTTATCCGGAAGAAGGTTACTCTCTGCATCATCTCCTTTCAGGTTTGTTTAATTTTGATTCTTACCCGGTTAACTCTAAGAAACAAGGTGCCCAGCCTTTCCAACCCATACAAACGCTTCAGTGTGAAAAGTGTGGCATGACCTTCTCCCAGTTTAAACAGACTGGCAAATTTGGTTGTGCCAAATGCTATGAAACATTCAATGACCGCCTTGATTCCATTTTCCGTCGGGTACATAGCGGCAACACACAACATCACGGTAAAATACCCAAGAGGCGCGGAGGCGATCTGCATACGAAAAAACAGCTGGACGCCTATAAAAGCGAATTAAAGTCATTGATTGAACAAGAGGCATTTGAAGACGCCGCACTGGTCAGAGATAAGATTAAGGAGCTTGAACAAACAATTCGAGACGGAGAAGCAGGTGATGGTGCATGACACTCCAAAACTTTATGAATGAAGCGATCAGTCCATGGATGCGAAAAGGCGGTCCGGACAGTGATATTGTACTCAGCAGCCGGATCCGCTTGGCGAGAAATTTTGTTCGTGTGCCTTTTCCTATTGTCGCAGAGAAAAACGAGCTTGAAGAAGTCTCTGAGTTTATGAAAAACACCTATGATCATGTATCATTTCAGGATTATGATGATTTTAATTTTGTACCTATCCAGGACCTATCTCCTGTAGAAAAG
This sequence is a window from Lentibacillus sp. JNUCC-1. Protein-coding genes within it:
- a CDS encoding UvrB/UvrC motif-containing protein gives rise to the protein MQCEECQKRPATLHLKQVINGETTERHVCEQCAKEKGYMGYPEEGYSLHHLLSGLFNFDSYPVNSKKQGAQPFQPIQTLQCEKCGMTFSQFKQTGKFGCAKCYETFNDRLDSIFRRVHSGNTQHHGKIPKRRGGDLHTKKQLDAYKSELKSLIEQEAFEDAALVRDKIKELEQTIRDGEAGDGA
- a CDS encoding CtsR family transcriptional regulator; protein product: MSNISDVIERYLKKVLESKGKGVIEIKRSEIADQFQCVPSQINYVINTRFTVEKGYIVESKRGGGGYIRIIRITYQDKAELIDEIIGMINPAVTQQAAIDILERLLEEEIMTEREAKMAASAIDRNTLLFPLPVRDEARARILSAMLTTLKYSNR
- a CDS encoding MgtC/SapB family protein; the protein is MNALFEQYLDQHFSVIALRILIALLLSGLIGFERELKNHSAGFRTHILVGIGACLMMLLSLYGFQSLIDAYDNIRFDPARIPSYVISGIGFLGAGTIIVYGGTIRGLTTAASIWAVAGLGLVVGMGMYSTAIYTTLLILLSLGFLNNIENKIIKKKRSKAIEIFADDDIEINALISVLEGYQVSIKRMEIVNESQNSKQIIIKYERGSDVNTVALINDISKVEAIRTVNDSE